TTGACATATTTATATTGAGCTGCTCTGAAACTGAGACTTGGACAGTCGTAGTTCACTGAATATAGGAGTATGATTAAAAGAAATAAGAGTGTTTTTTCCCCTTGGATTTTTTCATTTTGTGGGGCTCTTCTTGTGCATTTGATGAGGGGCATGGATATTTGTTTGAATCTGATGTCTAAATGTCTAATGCACTAAAATGGTCCAATGAGTTTGCCATTTTGGCCCACAAAATAGCCCAGGGGCCTCTCAGGTGGTTGGATTTTTTCCAAGTCTActttcttgttttgtttatgttGTTGGAAATATTTTTAGGAAAGtagttttcttattttccttCACACTTTATTtggataaaaaaaattgagagaaaaaaaagggaaacaaaTTCTCTTGGCTGGATAAAAGGTTTATAAACTTTTATATGAGGCGGTCTTACAAAAAAGATCACCTTGGTGCCATATAAGTTAAAAatagaattaattagttaagcactgaaaataattagttaagcattagaactaattaattaaccactagaaccaattagttaaacaatcaaagtggtcttttcgaTAAGAccgtcttacacaaaagttattTTAAAAGGTTAGGGTAAGGGAGAAGCAGGGATCCATTTCCCCCTTATTTAATAAACATCAAACCCATATTGGAGAATTTGGAAGAAAATATTAAAGATAGTCCACTATTATTTGGTAAACgataaataaggaaatataaccATTATATTATAACAGAGAAAGCAAGTCGTATTTTTAAAATGATTTAAGGAGGAGTGATTTTCTTCGAACATACTTTATTTGTCCTTAAAAGATTGTcccaaattatattttattttgttaagttttgGTTGTGTAAAATTAAGAAGACATTAATTGGTTGGACCAAATGAAATTTAGACTTCTCATATTGAGCCCAGCTTGATGGCTCAGACCGGCCCAACCCAAAATAACAAATTTCGAGGAGAATTTTCTTAGACCCGTTTTTGGAGGCGGCATCAAAAATATAATTGTCTATTTACCCTTTgcttaaataagaaaaataaaaatataaaagggaTAAATTTAAAGATATTTACCAAGTTAAACTCACATGATGTTAAAACTAAGAAAAAATATCAATAAAAAAGACAAGTAATAATGAAACAATTAAGTACTCTTTCCGTTCCATAGTGATGTTCTAATATAGATTTTTGACACTATTAACAATTGAAGAAcatcttctaaattattttcaacacatgagaaaaaataataattcatgTGGGGGTCTTGTTCGATTCGTCTCAGTGAATACtttaaatatcaaaattttataactttttttactaatatataaaTAGAGATATAAATGATACAAAATGAGCATTGACAAAcataaaaagtaaaaattaggacatcattataatttataaaacaaGAAAGTATGTTATTTTGTAATCTATACTAacatattaaaaggcgttgcggAAAAAGTTTATGTGCCACGTAAAACTCTCTTGTTTACGCCACATCATCGACTCACCAAGTTTATTGATGTTATTGACAACAAAAAACCAATACAATGAGGTTTGAACACAAGTCCTGAAGTTTGGagaataactctcattaccatcttaaccaaccactaattgttgtttatccatacacattaatttataaatacatgttaacatgaagtctaataTAAGTACATCTTTATGTTACCTTTTATTTCTTATGGATTATATTAGAATAATAAAAGTAATTCAAACATTAGGAAAACCATGAATTAAACATGatatcataagtctcataagcatcaactataaaAATACCATACATGTATCTTATTAAGGGTATTACTAAATGCAGAAATTAAAATGACCAAAATatcctaaaagatttaaaaaaaaaaatacatattaGTGTCGCACTTACCACAAATCAAACCGATAAATATCTTCATTTGTTAATGGAGACTAATTGATTGggtaattggttttattgatttgaacaattaaacaagcGTACACAAATTTGCATCATAGACAAacgtcaaaaacaaaaaataaaataaaataattgcaTCATTAATTGAATAAGTTTCATTTTTAAGGTAAAACTATTCTTTAGGAATATTAAAACATGGAAATACTCATGTATAGGATGTGTTTCAAGCATAAAAAGTTAGGGAAGTTATTTAATGGTTTATGGTCAAACATACTGGTGGAGTATACAGTGGTACTGGTTTCTAAAGAAAAATAACTGGAAAATGACaatcatttcttttttttctttctttaagtatttattattttaataaggGGTAAAAGGATAATtaagatattttttattttgcataaaaaaattattttctgcGTTTAGAAACTATGCTTATTAATTCGAAGCACTAGTTccattagaaaaataaattcaaagaattgtaaaatgatctaattgaaaaattacttggcaTGATAAATTACGGAATGTACATGTGCAGTTGATAAacttaataaatattttcattCACTTTTATAGACTACATGTATTTTAATCAAATATTAAGTTGAAAAAAATCTCGAATTAtaattattcaaagtagcaacAGGGGTATCGCCAGGACCACACACTAGTTTTAAATTATAAACGCACATGAGTACATGACACATCACATTTATAAACACTAGTGAGACAGTAATAAAAGGACCGAAGAAGTATTTATGTGCACCTACTAGAAGTCTAGAACAAGTAGTCAAATACCACTTGTCACAACATGTTCTTGCAAAATGTCTTGTATTTTTTGACATGTTGCAAAATGTCTCGGAAAACTACACAAAACAATCACCCCACCGCATAACCGATTATCAAAAATTAAGTATAATCCATTTAAGCGGTTATACTTTTGCAGTgttatctcttaaaaaaaaagCAGGGACCCTTTAAAATTCCTAAGTTTATCTAATCTTCCTGTATTCATGTCAACATATTTATATAATGAAGGTTGAAGAAGAAAATTATTCATCCCatcttttgttttttgttttttttttttctttttcaatttcTTGAGAAGGAATGCATTTGTAATTTATCTCAAACTGCCCGGTAAGTATTTGTTATGAAGAATTTATAATAGGGTATCGAATCTTCGTTTACATTATCGTTTCGTGTTGTTGAGGATTTTGAGTTGGCCTTGAACGTGTGTGCAAACGATCTGTGGTTGCATTCTTGCATGTAATTTGAatttgcgatattgaaatttgtatttcttttaattgaatttgtaatattaatcattaatttttGCGATTTACTATCACCATCTACTAGATTTTTCAAGAATTCTTccaaaaaatgattttttttacaaGAATTCCTCCAAAAACATGAAAGATTTTACAAGAATTGGTTATCTAATTAGTAGTTTAAATTACTTTTTTTGATAATATTTTGTTTTCCTGTTAATTGTATCAAATCATTCTATTGCTTATTAGGATTCGGAGATGGTAGCAATCAAGCATGCAGTGTGAAAGTCAAAAATCAAGAGGCgttttatttatatttccgtcatttTTACTGTAAGTAATTTCATTTTCTTcaatttatttcatttaatttggcagtaatttcatttttatttaattttcttcAATTTATTTCATTTAGTTTGAAAGTAGTTTGCTTCAGATTGTTGGTTTTATTGAATTTTGCCACTTTACATTGACAATTTCATACTCTTTAGAAAACATAGGCTTTTAAGTCTCGAGGGGGTACCCAAATCTGGAATCGAATCCCGTCTATACCATTCGTCGCCTTGCCCTTAGTTTTTAGGGTAAGGAATCACCCTTCTTAACAACGAATCGATGTTGTTTAAGGAATCGGAACGGAATCGGATTGTATCCTGACTGGTTAAGGACTTTAGGGTAAATTTAGTGAACCTATGGCTGCTGTTTGAGTTGTGACATTCGAGTAACCACAAAATTTGATGTGGCGGTACTCTTTGAAGTTTAACACCTGCACGGCAATGACTAGTGATGAGGTTTAGGGTTGGAACCCCTTTGTGGAGTACTTGTCAGCATAGAAATAAGTTATCTTAGATCTTTAGCACCAAAATAGACATATTACTACTCTGTCTAGGTGTCCGAATTCAGTTTAAGTTGCACTATTTACCTGACCATTGAATTCCATACGAGAGGGAATGTGTAGAATGAGTCACTAGCTTGAGGATTCAGGACTCTGTATTCATTCCCACATCTTTGGATAGTGATTAATCGGAAGTATCTCCTGCACTAATAACTATCTTTCTCGCTATAGGAGAAGCAATAAAGTTTTCATAGACCTGATCGATCATCTGTAGCCCGACCCATCGGCCCGAAAAAGTACGGGTTTGGGCAACCCCAAACACGCTTTTTAGACTAAAGCCCGGAAAAGCCCATTTCAGCCAGAAAAGCCCGCACCAAAGTTATGGGTTTGAGCATGAGTTCCTGTGTTAAAGTCCAGCCCGGTTCAAATTTTGATCACCTCTAAGTTTTCATGACTAGACTTTCAAAAACTGGATTGAGATAGTATTGAACCTGCCTGTATCAGTAAAACATATATGTTGAGTGTGGCGCTAATTCTCCCAGCCTGATAGGATAGCAACCCCGAAAACAACTTAGGCCACTCTGCAAGAAACAGACTGAACAGACGGACTACAAAAGCATTAGTTGACCATATGTGTACCGTACATTAATCCTCACCATGTCTACCAAATTCTGATTTATTACACTGAATCTACCTTATTACACGGGTTTAGTATAGTACAAGTAGTTAATAAATAGGTATAAACAAGACAATCATAGTTATACAATCGGAGACAAGGGAAACGAATAGATTGCGAGTCCTCATCGGAAAAATAAGGAGCTTTCATCTTATAGAGAGATATAGCCCAGTTAGCATGACCAGTGCAAAAAAAACGTTCCCAATGCTTTGCCTCACGACTCAAATAGCTTGCTGGTTTGCTACCATAGTAGAGGAAGTGTTTTCACTGGCTCAGGGCATTCACCCTCCTCGATAAGTAGAGGAAGTGTTCTCACTGGCTCAGGGCATTGTATAAGTGCACCCTCTTCCATCACGCCATTCAACTCTAAATCTGTACGGTTTCCCCTGTTGAGATTGCCCTTAACTTTAGCAACCTGTAAACCACACAATAGACATAAGTAACAAATATTCTAACTCTTGCGCTTTGTTTGGTAGAGCGTAAAATGTTTTCCCGGAAAATAGTTTTcctatattttcaattttacatTGTTTGGTTAGCGAATGAGTGTAAAACTATTTTTCTCGGGAGTAAAATTGCTCTCACAATGATGGGAAACCAATTTTCCTTCAAAGTgaaggtaaaaatgttttcctttatttttcttatctctCTTGTACACTCCCCTCACTTCATTTTTCTTTCGTGGAACCAAACAACTAAAAACTaattttggaattgtgttttccattGCAAATTGGTTTACACTCAACCAAACGGAGTCTTAGGTTAACCTTTTTTAAACTGATATTTACCTCGTCCTTCAACTGGTCATTCTCTTGTGTCAGCATCTTCTCCTACAGAAACAGTGATCACCAGATtcagattcataaaacaagcCAAAATGAAAACTATAACATGGTCAGCAGAAGCATGTTTACTTTAGGAAAAAAATAGTCCACCTAACCCAGTTTTGGTATGAAGAGCAAATGATAGAAAGATTGGACAACAAAGTGATTGCATCTACACATAGAGTTAGAAAGTAGAAACACATATGAGCTAAAACTATTCTGTACTTTTGACTGTATCAACTTTGTTCAGTGTACTTGCGTCGAATTCAGTTGGGGTGTGAGTTCTAGATTTGTAGAGTTTTGTTGTTTCACACACCACAAACTCACAAAGTACCAACAGAGAACTTTGAAACGACCAGAAAAATCATGCCATTACATAATTTTCTACTGCATTACTGTGTTACTGCAGGTCCTGTAAGCTATAAGGGTCTACAACCTCCTTGCATAATACAGATTTATTTGGCAGAAAAATTGAAGACAGGTCTACGTAACAAAGGAAGAAAACGACCGAACACGTCAAACTTGTTTACTTTGGTTGCACTGCCTGCATTAGGTAGCATGAGGCAGCAGGAACAAGAGAATTTGGAGTAAGTTATCCTATTGTATCAGCAGAACAAACCAGAAAATGGGAACAAAATCTTGGATTATTTCCTTAGGACTTAGGTTCTAGTTTCATCGTACACTTTCAAGGTAGAGTTCGAGATTGTGAAATTAGAAGCAGATATGATGCATCTGTTGGTATGTATCATGCCACCACTACCATTCCATGAAATTCATATGTTCACTGAGGTTTAGATAAGTTCCTGATAGGGTGTCCCTTGAAATAACTAGATCTACCCATCTACCTTATGCTGAGAAGAAAGGATAGCATAGATGAAAAGAACATTACCCATATAAATCAATCGGAACCATTATAAGATCCACATGCTTACTAGTGGGTGTGACTAAGTACATAGTCATAGTAGGAGTTCGGATGTTTTCTACTTATTTATATAGTAGTgatacaagttcaagtcaaaGATCCAGGTAAATTAAATGAGATGACTATACTTTTTTTTCTGGCAGAGCAGCTTGGTCTTTCCGTTGAAATGTTAACAAGATCGGAGCATCGTAAATAATTCAATGTAAGTATTTAACCAATTGAAATAGAAGTGTACAACCAACATATTTTGTCAGTAGTAACAAAATCTAGATGAGGGAGAGTGTACCTTTTCACGCAGTGTAGCAACAGATTCTAGCATAAGCTGAGCCTGGTAAGAACAACAGAAATAAGTTGGTGAAacattttgatgattttggtaACAAGGAAAACGACTGTACAGATAAGAGGGGAAATGTGAATAACAGGGGCTGGAAATCTTTTTCCAGCACTCTTTTTTAGCAACAGTATATCAGAAAGAAATATGTGGTCTCTAGTTTAAGATTCTGCCTGAGTGAAGGTTTTACTGGGCCTCCTGGCTCTTTTCCCCAGGTCTTGAGGGTCAAAAAGCCAAAACGCGTCTACTACGTTGTTGAGACTACCCTCTTTCATCCATAGGCGATTGAGAAGGAGTTGAGGTGAGGAAGTTGAGGTGAGGAAGTTGAGGTGAGGCTGAAATCTCATAGGAAGATGAGCTTTTTAAGTGTGTATTTTATTTGAGGGAAATTATACGCTACCGACATGAGGTACTTGACCGCAGTCGGACTTGCATATACTACTACTGACGGATATACTGCTGCATTGTCCAGGCTAGAATCAATTTGACAGTTCTTACATAAAATGAGCTGACAGAGATGAGCTTCCAAATGATTAACTGATATTTCAGCAATGTATGATACAGTGCACTATGGACTCTTTGCACACTGCACTTTACAGTGAGCATTTTATTCATCTTACCAAAtagtaaaaaataaaaccatAAACTAGTCTGCAGAGAGTTGACTAAAGTCCCCAACACCAGCAGGTGTAAGGTAAGGTTTTATTTGGTACCAAAGAAGAGTAGCAAAATAAAGGCTGTTTGGTTTGACAGAAGTTCACAAATTACTTATATTAAGCCCGGAGTGCCAGTAACAAGAAATTAATTAGGATAACAGGAATGGAGGGGAACCTTTCGGTTTCTAGTCTGTACAAGGGCATCGTTTAGTTGTTTCTCCAGCTGCATGAAATCCTCTAGACTAAGATTCTCAATACCTGAGCCTTCTGCATACCTGCAAGACATGAATCGTGGAGTACAGAAACGTCATCGTCAGAATCAGTAAAACAGATGGACATTTGATCACTTGCCTTTCAACTGTTTTCACTAGCTCGCCGCATGTTTGGACTTGTATACAAGTAGACGGGGAATCCTGCCGTCAAACACAAAAAGAAAACCGAGCTTGTCAGAAAAGGAGATGACTGTTGTACAGCAAAGAATAGAAGGAATTGTATCCTTTTCTTTCCGATAAGTCTGTTATCAGTGGAAAACTCGAAGCAGGAAGATGACAAAGAACTCTAAAACTGGCCGGAAAAGAAAGGACAACCCAGAATGGGTTAAATATACCTGATAGAATATTCTAATGCTAGAAGGAAATATCCTGAGCATAGTACAAGCTAATAATCATGGAAAAAATAAGTGAAGTACATTACCTCAGTTTCATCATCAACGTTTGATGCTTTTCCATCAGTGGAATCTTGATATCGCCTAAGAATCTGAGACAAACTGAAGAAGGAAAATTACTGTCTAAACCAGGATGATTGTAGCAAGTCAAACACACATATAGGTAAGCCCTTGTGCTCTAAATCAAATGGAAGGGGCAGACTTGAGCTCTAACAGTTGAAGTTGCGAAGATTATAAACAAAAATAACTAGTGTTCTGTCGAGTATGGCAAACTTTAGAGTTCAAGGAGCCCAAAAAGTAAACTACCGAATATGTAAGTTTTCTATCGCAAGGCCGCCTCTGAAAAACAGCATAGTAAAAAATATCACTATTTTTTCATGTTGTGAGCACTTGCTTTGTGCCAAGCATCAATATTGGAGCTTACCTCGAGGGTGGCATAATAAATACGCTAGATACGGGGAAATGTTTGTTTTTGGGGAAGCCACTCGCAATTCAAGGGAATCAAGATTATTAAAAGCTTGAGCGTCTTACAAATATGAAAGAACATGGAACTTTGGACAAAAAAAGCTATGAAAAAGCCACGCAAATATTTAATGCGTATGAGTTCTTGATAAATCCGTAACACAGATGCGAGCTAGATCCATTCTTTCACGACTGACGTAAGTACTTCGTAAGGCAAACTAACAATTACACATACAAGTATATGATAAACTCGTTACAAAGGAGTGAGCTGGATCAAGACAAAAGGAATACTTCGTAGTGGCTAGGAATTACAATAACTATTATTATACTACTTCCTTATATATGTTTTGCACATCTTCAAGATCTCAACGGTGACAAATGACATGGAGATTTTAACACTTTGTTTGTATGACTGGAAATAATGAGAAAGGGAAGGAAGCCATGTTACTCCGACTCTTCGTTTTATCTCAAGGGCTCGTGTCGGGTACTCGACACTCTGTCACTTTATTTTCGACTTGAATCTTGGTAAAATTTTACAATGTACACGAGTCGTATATTTGGACATGTATCCGTATCTGATAATAGTACCCTAGTCCAAGTAACATAGAAGGGAAGGGGGGGTGGGGGAGCTAGTTTACTTCTTTGAAAAAGAGACCGGAGGAGGAAATATGATCAATTTCTTCCAAGGAGGGGAGGGGTGGGAGGGGGAGCAGCTTTCCTCGTTTGGAAAAGAggtggaaaaagaaaaagaaactgaAATCTTCCAAATTGGATGAGGGGAGAGGATGGGGAAAGGGCAGAGAAAGTTTTCTTGTGTGGAAAAGAGACTGGAAGAGGGAAAATGATAAAATTTCTCCCTAATTGGATAGGTTTGGAGGAAAAATTAAGGTTGACCTTTCTCTCTTCTTGTCATTTTTCCTCCTCTTCCTTTCGCTTTTAACTTCCTATTCAAATAAAGTGGAATGACATAATGAAAGCAAAATCATGGTTGGGGGAGGGGGAGAAAGTGTTCCTTGTTGGTAAAACACATTGGAGGAGGAAAAAGGATCTAACTTCCTCCCAAATTGGTTAAGGGGGAGAAGTACCACAAGTTTTTTGTTTGGAAAAGAGTTTGGGGAAGGGAAAACGACTAGATTAAAATTGGGATAGACTTTATGGAAATTGGAGTTTGAtattcctcctcctcctcttatCCCTTCCCTTTTATCTCGCCCAAATAAAGGGCAAAGGAATGTGAACAATGAAAAGAAGTGCAAGCATAACCAATAACGATGGTTGAGAGTTCATATTATTTAAGGTTTATTGATTTCATAATAACATCAAAACTACAAGTCTTAGAGAAGAATCACCAGGAGACAAAGTTCAACAATGACAAAAACACAGTGGTTTTAGATTATAAAGTGGAATTCCTTTCAAGTACTCCCATTTCTAatagatttatttatttccATGATTGCTATAGGTTATTTTCAATGCATATTTCTTAACTTTGTTTCCTTAAGGATTTGGGTTGGCCTTGACATGGCACGCGTTGGCACTTTCTGGCATTTTATTTTTGGCTAAAATCATGTACACAAGCTATGTCAAAGGAAATGAGTACCAAGCAACCTTAATGTTTTCATGCAATTATTTGAATGTAACAAAAAAATAACAGTGCAAGTTATGTATTGATAAGCATGTAAAGTCTTTTGGGAATTCTGAAGCATTTTTTGATATTGGTTTCTTTATGACTGAAATTGGCATATGTTGTCACACAAGAAACATGAGATGAATTTGAGGTGGCATGTTGTATTCTTTAGCGCTTGTTTCGACAAGGGTATGAAGTATAAGGCATGTGTTTGGGATAGAACTAACTCACACATAACTTTGACACGGTCTTCGATATAGTGGGTTTTAGCTTGTTTGCACTTTCACTTGTTTTTGTTGAGTTGTTTGACATTATGGCAAACTCTTAGCCAACAAGAAGTAGGCCTTCCTCTAGAAGGTAGTATGGATGAAAATTCATAATATAAAGTCACGAGTCATGTATATTTTCTTTTAACTCGTTATTTAAGAATATCGTAACTTGGTATCTAGAATTAGCTAAGCATAAAACAAGGCATTATATTAGAAAGTTGAAGTATAAAACTTCAAAGATGGGATATGGATAAACTTAAGTGATTGATTATTTCTAAAACATGGTTAAACGGGCAGGATTTCTGAAAGAATGAAGTGGTGTTACCATAAGTTTTGACATCCTAATGGGATACATTCCTATTAAACATATTTCTTTTTCTTGACATAGTTCGAGGAACATGTCATGAAATATATTGTCTCTAAGCTATGATCTTGTGTGAACATATTATGAGTATATTGTCCTTAAGGTCCTATTTATGGATAAGGTAGGAGATAAGATACGAACACTAACATGAGAATTATAGTTGTAAGAAATGCGAGTATTCCTTTAAAAAAGACACCTTTGAGGTAGAGATAAACGTAAGGTGATGATGCAAACCATTTAAGAATGAGAAGATATACACGTTCACACGAGACCTGACATGACATGATGGAGCGAGCTTTTGATTATATAGCAAGGAAGAATACCTTTTAGGTAAAGAACTAGCTTCACGGAAATGTGATAATCACAACGCAAAACGGAAAATCTCTCTTTTTGTTAGTGGATGAACGAAGCGACGCTAAAGCCCTTTCTCTTATGTCGGGTGTGCGCTATTCCTAGCGCTAACGACTATAAGAGAGTTTTGTTTGGGTCCAAAAGATAATCGAGAAGAACTTATGAGAGTAGAAGAGAAGAAAGTTCATATTCACATAGGAATTGAGAGAGATCCTCACACTTGAGGATGGAGATTAACGTAAGGTGATAATGCAAACCATTTAAGAATGAGAAGATACACACAGTCACACGAGATCTGACATGACATGATAGAGTGAGCTTTTGATTATATAGCAAGGAAGAATACCTCTTAGGAAAAGAACTAGCTGAAAGTTCTGTTTAGGTACAAAAGATAATCGAGAAAAACTTATGAGAGTTGCAGAGAGGAAAGGAGTTCATATTCCCATAGGAATTGAGAGAGATCCTCACACTTGAGGATGGAGATTATGTGGAACCTTATTTGAACATAATGGACAACATACTCCTAAATCTCTGTTTACAACCTAATTCCTCTTCTTTGAGTAAAAAAACATGTAGTTGACTCGATCAACGAATTATACATCCaaaaaccaagaaaagaaacaGAAGAGCAAAAATAGTGAAAATGCTAAATATTTCTTAGAATGACAAGAAACTCAtccaaaacaagaaaataaattGTAGAACAAACATAGTAAGCAAAGCACTTTCTTGAAAAGTCATTTAAGAAATGGAACCTATTATTTGCAACTTAAGTAATAGTGAAAATGCTAAATATTTCTTAGAATAACAAGAAACTCAtccaaaacaagaaaataaattGTAGAACAAACATAGTGAAGCAAAGCACTTTCTTGAAAAGTCATTTAAGAAATGGAACCTATTATTTGCAACTTAAGTGGTCTAAACATAACATACAAGAGGATTTCCCCTTTAGTGCATTCaccattatcattatcattaccccattgcctcaaagaggatCCCGCAAGAAGCAGGGTAAGGGGGTCGAACGTACGCAatcttacccctgcaattgcagagaggttgtttccaattgatcCAAAAGAGATAACGGGACGTTAATGGGACAACAGTCTTCTACTTCATGGGAAGGAAGTGAAGAGGTATTAGGAGTCATTTCCcaatggagccaaagattcattttcTTTTGGCTGTtagatgtaatggactaaatcaaaatggtacCCCTTTAGTGCattgaaaaaagaaaatgttAACAAGGAAGATTTCATAGGGCGAGAAGAAAAAGTTACC
This sequence is a window from Spinacia oleracea cultivar Varoflay chromosome 1, BTI_SOV_V1, whole genome shotgun sequence. Protein-coding genes within it:
- the LOC110785718 gene encoding MADS-box protein FLOWERINGUS C; the encoded protein is MGRRKIEMKRIEDKSSRQVTFSKRRSGLIKKARELSILCDVDVAVLVFSHRGRLYEFVSGASSSSSLSQILRRYQDSTDGKASNVDDETEDSPSTCIQVQTCGELVKTVERYAEGSGIENLSLEDFMQLEKQLNDALVQTRNRKAQLMLESVATLREKEKMLTQENDQLKDEVAKVKGNLNRGNRTDLELNGVMEEGALIQCPEPVRTLPLLIEEGECPEPVKTLPLLW